The sequence CATGTTCCAGGGCATGGCGTCATCCGCGTAGGCGACCGCGTGACGGGAGACTGAAATGTCCGGAAGGCTGACACGGCTTGCAGTCCGCACCCTCGATGCGGCGGCGCGCCTGGTTCTGCGGCCACCTTCCGGCGAAGCCGTCCACATGGCCACCGGACGCCGGGGCGAGGAAGAAGCCTACTTCTACCTGCGGCAGCACGGATACGTGATGGTGGCACGGAACTTCCGCTCACCCCGTCGCAAGGGAGAAATCGACCTCATCGGCTGGGAGGGCGACGTGCTGTGCTTTATCGAGGTCAAGACGCGCACCACCCGCGCGGTGGCGCCCGCCGAGGCCGCGGTGGACCTCGAGAAGCAACAGGACCTCATCGCCGTGGCGCGCGAATACTTGCGGCGGGTCGAAGGCCAGCCGGGCTGCCGCTTCGACATCGTGAGCATCTATCTGGAAGAGGGCCGGCCTGTGGATATTACGCTGTTCAAGAATGCCTTCCCGATGGCGTAGAATAGCCGGACCCGGATTTTGAACTTCTCGACACTACGGTGACTTCGATTGCCTGAACTCCGGAAGGACCCCATTACCGGGCGCTGG comes from Terriglobales bacterium and encodes:
- a CDS encoding YraN family protein, translating into MSGRLTRLAVRTLDAAARLVLRPPSGEAVHMATGRRGEEEAYFYLRQHGYVMVARNFRSPRRKGEIDLIGWEGDVLCFIEVKTRTTRAVAPAEAAVDLEKQQDLIAVAREYLRRVEGQPGCRFDIVSIYLEEGRPVDITLFKNAFPMA